A genomic window from Microbacterium sp. ET2 includes:
- a CDS encoding glycosyl transferase, which translates to MRFVWAVAAFVLAALMIGAGIAQRTVFQGPDTETAAVSLEEDTPYVLVEGDVLNSRPGAQTLRAQGEGTIFAAYGRTADLEAWLSDTAYTRVTVDPEGALDAEEITPSLAVSEETGEDATPTPEESAPVEGTESEVPADEATTGDEGSTDDVRSPVGSDLWLDEFQQEDVLIAPLQLPEDMSVLVAADGVEPAPADITVSWPIANATPWAGPLIVAGGLIMAVGVFLYILAIRHLRRSRGPRRKGLPVPVTEPIDLAVEGRSKGVISASGRRALAAGRRRLVVIPAVAVSALLFAGCSSEAWPQFAPSPTPSPSASVIVPEGQQAPAVTEAQADRIWTRVAETVASADEAADEALAATRLDGAVLAARATNYALRAAISDYPAPAALPAEPLTLVLPQAYDEWPRSIVGVVDDTDSNTSSIMMLTQQDQWSPYRLTYLASLEAATELPVVAPAYIGAVQPAPDSPFLLLPPAQLAEAYADILNSGEESEYYDLFDVASDQFRVSVAGDRQKRLDEFNQTGASTGELTFQAAPGAYDPLALATLESGAIVAVNIDEIDTVKPTNPDAVIKLENNPTVRTLSGAEQSSTGFTTTYTDQLFFYVPGQGSTEKIRLLGYASDILNAKVIP; encoded by the coding sequence GTGCGTTTCGTGTGGGCTGTCGCGGCCTTCGTCCTGGCCGCCCTGATGATCGGCGCGGGAATCGCCCAGCGCACGGTCTTCCAGGGGCCGGACACCGAGACCGCCGCCGTCTCCCTCGAGGAGGACACGCCCTACGTGCTGGTCGAGGGCGACGTGCTGAACAGCCGCCCGGGAGCTCAGACCCTTCGCGCACAGGGTGAGGGAACCATCTTCGCGGCGTACGGTCGGACCGCTGATCTCGAGGCCTGGCTCTCGGACACGGCTTACACCCGGGTGACGGTCGACCCGGAGGGGGCTCTCGACGCAGAGGAGATCACCCCGAGTCTCGCCGTCTCGGAGGAGACCGGGGAGGACGCGACGCCGACGCCCGAGGAGTCCGCACCCGTCGAAGGCACGGAATCCGAGGTGCCCGCCGACGAAGCCACCACCGGCGATGAGGGGAGCACGGACGACGTCCGCAGCCCGGTGGGCTCGGATCTGTGGCTGGATGAGTTCCAGCAGGAGGATGTGCTCATCGCCCCGCTGCAGCTGCCGGAGGACATGAGTGTGCTCGTCGCGGCGGACGGTGTCGAGCCTGCACCGGCCGACATCACGGTGTCGTGGCCGATCGCCAACGCCACCCCGTGGGCCGGGCCGCTCATCGTCGCCGGCGGTCTCATCATGGCCGTAGGCGTGTTCCTCTACATCCTCGCGATCCGTCATCTCCGACGTTCGCGCGGCCCTCGCCGCAAGGGTCTCCCCGTCCCGGTCACCGAGCCGATCGACCTCGCCGTCGAAGGCAGGAGCAAAGGCGTGATCAGTGCGAGCGGTCGGCGCGCCCTCGCCGCGGGCCGCCGCCGCCTCGTCGTCATCCCGGCCGTCGCGGTGTCCGCGCTCCTGTTCGCCGGATGCTCGTCCGAGGCATGGCCGCAGTTCGCCCCTTCGCCGACGCCCTCGCCGTCCGCGTCGGTCATCGTTCCCGAGGGCCAGCAGGCGCCGGCGGTCACCGAAGCCCAGGCGGATCGCATCTGGACACGGGTCGCCGAGACTGTCGCGTCCGCCGACGAGGCGGCGGATGAAGCGCTGGCCGCCACGCGGCTGGACGGCGCCGTGCTCGCCGCGCGTGCGACCAACTACGCGCTGCGCGCGGCGATCAGCGACTATCCCGCTCCCGCCGCACTGCCGGCAGAGCCGCTGACACTCGTGCTGCCCCAGGCGTACGACGAATGGCCGCGTTCGATCGTGGGGGTCGTCGATGACACCGACTCCAACACCTCCAGCATCATGATGCTCACGCAGCAGGACCAGTGGTCGCCGTACCGGCTGACGTATCTGGCGAGCCTCGAAGCGGCCACGGAGCTTCCGGTCGTGGCGCCGGCCTACATCGGCGCCGTCCAGCCTGCACCGGATTCTCCCTTCCTCCTGCTGCCTCCCGCGCAGCTCGCTGAGGCTTACGCCGACATCTTGAACAGCGGCGAGGAGAGCGAGTACTACGACCTCTTCGACGTCGCGAGCGACCAGTTCCGCGTGAGCGTGGCCGGGGACCGGCAGAAGCGCCTGGACGAGTTCAACCAGACCGGCGCGTCCACGGGCGAGCTGACCTTCCAGGCCGCGCCCGGCGCGTACGACCCGCTGGCTCTCGCGACGCTCGAGAGCGGTGCGATCGTCGCGGTGAACATCGACGAGATCGACACCGTCAAGCCCACCAATCCCGACGCGGTGATCAAGCTCGAGAACAATCCCACGGTGCGCACGCTCTCCGGAGCCGAGCAGTCGTCGACGGGTTTCACAACGACCTACACCGATCAGCTCTTCTTCTACGTGCCCGGCCAGGGATCCACGGAGAAGATCCGCCTGCTCGGATACGCATCCGACATCCTCAACGCGAAGGTGATTCCGTGA
- the glgX gene encoding glycogen debranching protein GlgX, with protein sequence MVSIDPLAPTSTPAALLSPHLDDLGVTQGPDGGTLRVWSAHADAVELVLFDRDDIDWIVATASLLPEGGGVWSVTTPLLHPGARYALRVDGPVAPGSVFNSATLLTDPYARGVVGSGLEDWRCVVIDGGFDWGGVPKPGIPLDRTVIYEGHVKGLTKRHPGIPAALHGTYAGLAHPAMIEHLLSLGVTSVELLPIHAFASEPRLLQHGLSNYWGYNTVNFFSPHAAYATLEAQRQGPEAVLREVKGMVRLLHEAGIEVLLDVVYNHTAEEGIGGPRSSLRGIDNRSYYRQQDDGTYIDVTGCGNSVNTATDAAARLVLDSLRYWARDVQIDGFRFDLAVTLGRDAGHAFTPDHPLLQAIVDDPALADVKKIVEPWDVGLGGWQTGNFAPGWHEWNDRYRDRVRNFWLSDIDYARRASTSPVGIGGFATRLAGSSNTFSEERGPLASVNFVTAHDGFTLRDLVSYDVKHNLGNGEQNRDGADTNRSFNHGAEGRTDDQTILATRRRAMRNLLGTLLLSAGIPMLTAGDEFGRTQRGNNNAYCHDSPLTWLSWEHAPWQEDLLSHVQTLTRLRRENPALRPIRFARLGERIPSATVMEWYDETGQTMSPERWTDPGHRTLQYVAASTPENEPFNRVLLVVHGVERPTTVTLPELEQAERFVSLWSSADEDPSAHEGVFAPGDVLEIPPTSMRLFRVE encoded by the coding sequence ATGGTCAGCATCGACCCCCTCGCCCCCACTTCCACCCCCGCCGCCCTGCTGAGCCCGCATCTGGACGATCTGGGGGTGACGCAGGGACCCGACGGAGGAACCCTCCGGGTCTGGTCCGCACACGCCGACGCCGTCGAGCTCGTGCTCTTCGACCGCGACGACATCGACTGGATCGTCGCGACCGCCTCCCTCCTTCCCGAAGGGGGTGGCGTGTGGTCGGTGACCACTCCGCTGCTTCACCCGGGCGCCCGGTACGCCCTGCGCGTGGACGGTCCTGTCGCACCGGGCAGCGTCTTCAACAGCGCCACCCTGCTGACCGATCCGTACGCGCGCGGGGTCGTCGGAAGCGGCCTGGAGGACTGGCGCTGCGTCGTCATCGACGGCGGCTTCGACTGGGGCGGCGTGCCCAAGCCCGGCATCCCCCTCGACCGCACCGTCATCTACGAGGGTCATGTCAAGGGGCTGACCAAGCGTCATCCGGGTATCCCCGCCGCCCTCCACGGCACGTATGCGGGGCTCGCCCACCCCGCGATGATCGAGCACCTGCTCAGCCTGGGGGTGACGAGTGTCGAGCTGCTCCCGATCCACGCCTTCGCCTCCGAGCCGCGCCTGCTGCAGCACGGTCTTTCGAACTACTGGGGCTACAACACCGTCAACTTCTTCAGCCCGCATGCCGCCTACGCCACCCTCGAGGCTCAGCGCCAGGGTCCCGAAGCGGTGCTCCGCGAAGTGAAGGGCATGGTGCGGCTGCTGCACGAGGCCGGCATCGAAGTGCTCCTCGATGTCGTGTACAACCACACCGCCGAAGAGGGCATCGGCGGTCCCCGGTCGAGTCTGCGCGGCATCGACAACCGGTCGTACTACCGGCAGCAGGACGACGGCACCTACATCGATGTGACCGGATGCGGCAACAGCGTGAACACCGCGACGGATGCCGCGGCTCGCCTGGTGCTCGATTCCCTCCGGTACTGGGCCCGCGACGTGCAGATCGACGGATTCCGCTTCGACCTGGCGGTCACCCTGGGGCGCGATGCCGGGCACGCCTTCACACCCGACCATCCGCTCCTCCAAGCCATCGTCGACGATCCGGCGCTGGCGGATGTCAAGAAGATCGTCGAGCCATGGGACGTCGGTCTGGGCGGCTGGCAGACGGGCAATTTCGCTCCCGGCTGGCACGAATGGAACGACCGCTACCGCGACCGCGTGCGCAATTTCTGGCTGAGCGACATCGACTACGCCCGACGGGCCTCGACGTCGCCGGTCGGCATCGGCGGGTTCGCCACCCGGCTGGCCGGATCGTCGAACACCTTCAGCGAGGAACGCGGACCTCTCGCGAGCGTCAACTTCGTCACCGCGCACGACGGTTTCACCCTTCGCGACCTGGTGTCGTACGACGTCAAGCACAACCTCGGCAACGGGGAGCAGAACCGGGACGGCGCCGACACGAACCGCTCGTTCAACCACGGGGCGGAAGGGCGCACCGACGACCAGACGATCCTCGCCACCCGCCGTCGCGCGATGCGCAACCTCCTCGGCACCCTGCTGCTGTCGGCGGGGATCCCGATGCTGACGGCAGGCGACGAGTTCGGCCGCACGCAGCGAGGGAACAACAACGCCTACTGCCACGACTCGCCGCTGACCTGGCTGTCCTGGGAGCACGCCCCCTGGCAGGAAGACCTCCTCTCGCACGTGCAGACCCTCACGAGGCTGCGTCGGGAGAACCCTGCGCTGCGTCCGATCCGGTTCGCCCGGCTGGGCGAGCGCATCCCTTCGGCCACCGTGATGGAGTGGTACGACGAAACCGGGCAGACCATGTCGCCCGAGCGGTGGACCGACCCCGGCCACCGCACGCTTCAGTACGTCGCTGCCTCGACCCCCGAGAACGAGCCGTTCAACCGGGTGCTCCTCGTCGTCCATGGTGTGGAGCGCCCGACAACGGTCACCCTTCCCGAACTCGAACAGGCCGAGCGCTTCGTCTCGCTGTGGTCGAGCGCCGATGAGGATCCTTCCGCGCATGAAGGTGTCTTCGCACCCGGTGACGTTCTGGAGATCCCCCCGACGAGCATGCGGCTGTTTCGCGTTGAATGA
- a CDS encoding AI-2E family transporter, producing MKIHNPFRVALVATLGVGLGLLLIASIQTLSTILLYVGTALFLSLGLDPIISWLERRGLPRWAAVLITILGVLGIFAGIILMVVPIIVAQVAQLIAAIQDLFSTMTWEEFIGGVLTWAQDAFPGIRVDEVWNYIEDWYTSLDLGSIGSTIGEGVLGTVGAVVAGFGGAFIVLILTIYFTASTPNLKRAVYQLVPASKRPRFIDLAEQITASVGFYVIGQLSLGVTNGILSFIFLSIIQAPFPAVLAVIAFFFSLIPLVGTLTGSTIIVLTCLIPGLGSPTTALVAAIYYLIYMQIEAYVVAPRIMNRAVSIPGAVVVIAALAGGSLLGLLGALVAIPVAASILIIYRQVIIPRQNEL from the coding sequence ATGAAGATCCACAATCCGTTCCGCGTGGCGCTCGTCGCCACTCTCGGGGTGGGTCTGGGACTCCTGCTCATCGCGAGCATTCAGACTCTCTCGACGATCCTGCTGTACGTCGGCACGGCGCTGTTCCTGTCCCTCGGCCTCGACCCGATCATCTCGTGGCTCGAGCGCCGCGGGCTCCCCCGCTGGGCGGCCGTGCTCATCACCATCCTCGGAGTGCTCGGCATCTTCGCGGGGATCATCCTCATGGTGGTGCCGATCATCGTCGCCCAGGTGGCGCAGCTGATCGCGGCCATCCAAGACCTGTTCTCAACCATGACCTGGGAAGAGTTCATCGGCGGAGTCCTCACCTGGGCGCAGGACGCGTTCCCGGGGATCCGAGTGGACGAGGTGTGGAACTACATCGAGGACTGGTACACCTCGCTCGACCTCGGGTCCATCGGCAGCACGATCGGCGAGGGCGTCCTCGGGACCGTGGGCGCCGTGGTCGCCGGGTTCGGCGGCGCGTTCATCGTCCTCATCCTGACCATCTACTTCACCGCATCCACCCCGAACCTCAAGAGGGCCGTCTACCAGCTGGTGCCGGCCTCGAAGCGCCCCCGCTTCATCGACCTGGCCGAGCAGATCACCGCCTCCGTGGGGTTCTACGTCATCGGTCAGCTGAGCCTCGGCGTGACCAACGGCATTCTGAGCTTCATCTTCCTGTCGATCATCCAGGCCCCCTTCCCCGCCGTCCTCGCGGTCATCGCCTTCTTCTTCTCGCTGATCCCGCTCGTGGGCACCCTCACCGGATCGACCATCATCGTGCTCACGTGCCTGATCCCCGGGCTCGGGTCCCCGACGACGGCGCTCGTCGCGGCGATCTACTACCTCATCTACATGCAGATCGAGGCGTACGTCGTCGCCCCGCGCATCATGAACCGTGCGGTGTCGATCCCCGGGGCTGTCGTGGTCATCGCGGCGCTCGCCGGAGGCTCGCTCCTGGGCCTTCTCGGCGCCCTTGTCGCAATCCCGGTCGCCGCCAGCATCCTCATCATCTATCGACAGGTGATCATCCCGCGACAGAACGAGCTGTGA
- a CDS encoding alpha-1,4-glucan--maltose-1-phosphate maltosyltransferase yields the protein MATTTRSPRSRPWRSASAIPVRAVLPATAPAPTVTPRIPLALPSPSVPGGRYRPSAYVGDAVPFTVTAFREGHDAIGVQVRLFSPSEEESLHRLTPLNDGFDRWTTTIAPLETGVWRFRFEAFSDDFATWRHAADIKLAAGLDPFVMRESGARLFDTAAAEKDRSAAERKLLAASAARMRDADVSDAQALEIVRDERIAALFASRPTSAIVSAGEEMELLVERERAGVGAWYEFFPRSEGATRNDDGSVTSGTLRTAIERLPGVAGMGFDVIYLPPIHPIGTTNRKGRNNSLTSEPGDPGSPYAIGSPEGGHDAIHPDLGTESDFVAFVEAARGHGLEVALDLALNASPDHPWVTEHPEWFTTLPDGSIAFAENPPKKYQDIYPPNFDNDPAGIYAEILRVVQHWVGLGVKIFRVDNPHTKPVQFWEWLIGTVNQADPDVIFLSEAFTRPAMMRGLAMAGFQQSYTYFTWRNSKTELEEFFTSISHETSDFMRPNLFVNTHDILTEYLQYGGRPGYRIRAALAATASPTWGVYAGYELFENVARPGSEENIDNEKYEYKFRDWDGAEARGDSLAPWLRRLNEIRRAHPALRQLRNLDVHWSDDEAILVYSKHLDAALSPTGESDTILVVVNVDPHSTRQTMVHLDTRVWGVAPGDPFEVEDLVTGARWTWSDHNFVRLDAFTEPVHILHIAKDRA from the coding sequence GTGGCCACGACGACTCGTTCCCCCCGCTCCCGTCCCTGGCGCTCGGCATCGGCGATCCCGGTGCGCGCCGTCCTCCCCGCCACCGCGCCAGCGCCCACGGTGACGCCGCGCATCCCCCTGGCGCTCCCCTCTCCCAGCGTTCCGGGCGGCCGGTACCGGCCGTCCGCGTACGTCGGCGACGCCGTCCCGTTCACTGTGACCGCCTTCCGTGAAGGACACGATGCGATCGGCGTGCAGGTGAGGCTCTTCTCCCCCTCGGAGGAGGAGTCCCTTCACCGGCTCACACCGCTGAACGACGGCTTCGACCGCTGGACGACAACGATCGCCCCCCTCGAGACCGGGGTCTGGCGCTTCCGGTTCGAGGCCTTCAGCGACGACTTCGCCACCTGGCGGCACGCCGCCGACATCAAGCTCGCCGCCGGCCTCGACCCCTTCGTCATGCGCGAGTCCGGTGCGCGCCTTTTCGACACCGCCGCCGCCGAGAAGGACCGCAGCGCAGCCGAGCGCAAGCTGCTCGCAGCCTCCGCCGCGCGGATGCGCGACGCCGACGTCTCCGACGCGCAGGCCTTGGAGATCGTCCGCGATGAGCGGATCGCCGCGCTGTTCGCCTCCCGTCCGACCTCTGCGATCGTCAGCGCCGGGGAGGAGATGGAACTGCTCGTCGAGCGCGAGCGAGCCGGTGTCGGGGCGTGGTACGAGTTCTTCCCGCGCTCCGAGGGCGCCACGCGCAACGACGACGGCTCGGTCACCAGCGGAACGCTGCGAACCGCCATCGAACGACTCCCGGGCGTGGCCGGGATGGGGTTCGACGTCATCTACCTCCCGCCCATCCACCCGATCGGAACCACCAACCGTAAGGGCAGGAACAACAGCCTCACCTCCGAGCCGGGCGACCCCGGCTCTCCGTACGCCATCGGATCCCCTGAGGGCGGACACGACGCCATCCACCCCGATTTGGGCACCGAGTCCGACTTCGTCGCCTTCGTCGAGGCCGCGCGGGGGCACGGCCTCGAAGTCGCGCTCGACCTCGCGCTGAACGCCTCTCCGGATCATCCGTGGGTCACCGAGCACCCGGAGTGGTTCACCACCCTCCCCGACGGCTCGATCGCCTTCGCAGAGAACCCGCCGAAGAAGTACCAGGACATCTATCCGCCGAACTTTGACAACGACCCTGCGGGGATCTATGCGGAGATCCTGCGCGTCGTGCAGCACTGGGTGGGACTCGGGGTGAAGATCTTCCGGGTCGACAACCCCCACACCAAGCCCGTGCAGTTCTGGGAGTGGCTGATCGGAACGGTCAATCAGGCCGACCCCGACGTCATCTTCCTCTCCGAGGCCTTCACCCGTCCGGCGATGATGCGGGGCCTGGCGATGGCCGGGTTCCAGCAGAGCTACACCTACTTCACCTGGCGCAACAGCAAGACGGAGCTGGAGGAGTTCTTCACGTCGATCTCGCATGAGACGTCGGACTTCATGCGGCCGAACCTGTTTGTCAACACCCATGACATCCTCACCGAGTACCTGCAGTACGGCGGACGACCGGGATACCGGATCCGCGCCGCCCTCGCGGCGACGGCGTCACCGACCTGGGGGGTCTACGCCGGGTACGAGCTGTTCGAGAACGTGGCCCGTCCGGGCTCGGAGGAGAACATCGACAACGAGAAGTACGAGTACAAGTTCCGAGACTGGGACGGCGCCGAGGCCCGTGGCGACTCCCTCGCGCCGTGGCTCCGGCGCCTCAACGAGATCCGGCGCGCGCACCCGGCGCTCCGGCAGCTGCGCAACCTCGACGTGCACTGGAGCGATGACGAGGCGATCCTGGTGTATTCCAAGCATCTGGATGCCGCGCTGTCGCCGACGGGCGAATCCGACACCATCCTGGTGGTGGTCAACGTCGACCCGCACTCCACCCGTCAGACCATGGTCCACCTCGACACCCGTGTGTGGGGCGTGGCGCCCGGAGACCCCTTCGAGGTCGAGGACCTCGTGACCGGGGCCCGCTGGACGTGGTCGGATCACAACTTCGTGCGCCTGGACGCCTTCACCGAACCGGTGCACATCCTCCACATCGCAAAGGACCGCGCATGA
- a CDS encoding alpha/beta hydrolase produces MEIRGPVLLPARREDIELRTVDGLTLVGELAVPEGAAPVATLVTLHPLPTAGGFMDSHILRKAAGRLPALADLAVLRFNTRGTSSARGTSEGSFDGGRTEAFDVAAAMDFVRERGLPRPWLMGWSFGTELALKYGRDHEVEGIILLSPPLHRATEDDLAGWAGDLRPVIALIPELDDYLRPDAARERFATIPHATLIDVEGGKHLWVGENQTRRVLTEIVAVVNPDALPLPVEWDGPLADPA; encoded by the coding sequence ATGGAGATTCGCGGACCCGTCCTGCTCCCTGCGCGCCGGGAGGACATCGAGCTTCGCACCGTGGACGGCCTGACCCTGGTCGGAGAGCTGGCGGTCCCGGAGGGCGCGGCGCCGGTGGCAACGCTCGTGACGCTTCATCCCCTCCCGACGGCGGGCGGGTTCATGGATTCGCATATCCTGCGAAAAGCCGCCGGACGCCTGCCCGCGCTGGCCGACCTCGCTGTGCTGAGGTTCAACACCCGGGGGACCAGCTCTGCTCGCGGCACGAGCGAGGGGAGTTTCGACGGTGGTCGCACCGAGGCTTTCGACGTCGCCGCGGCGATGGACTTCGTCCGGGAACGCGGGCTGCCTCGGCCCTGGCTCATGGGATGGTCCTTCGGCACCGAGCTGGCACTGAAGTACGGACGCGACCACGAGGTCGAAGGCATCATCCTCCTCTCGCCGCCGTTGCATCGTGCGACCGAGGATGACCTCGCGGGCTGGGCCGGAGATCTGCGGCCGGTCATCGCGCTCATCCCCGAGCTCGACGACTATCTGCGTCCGGATGCTGCCCGCGAGCGGTTCGCCACGATCCCTCACGCGACCCTCATCGACGTGGAGGGCGGGAAGCACCTCTGGGTCGGCGAGAACCAGACGCGTCGCGTCCTCACCGAGATCGTGGCCGTGGTCAACCCCGACGCGCTGCCGTTGCCCGTGGAATGGGACGGCCCTCTCGCCGACCCTGCCTGA
- a CDS encoding lytic transglycosylase domain-containing protein, with protein sequence MTPEGPVAHDTPAPNEDAGPTPAVVPTRRRDVAAVERAPARRGMARRSPPPPAARWSRRRSTSATFAAFAAVAFAAAWIGPTGAALSSASAEEVPPISLYASTLGDVQSVTAEARTGAEASSLDRSGYTVYVTPTPTPTPTPTPTTARSTASSSSSGSGGWVPPFVTPDPGSAQAIAYDVVRARGWGDDQFSCLVALWNKESGWRVNAYNASSGAYGIPQSLPGNKMASAGADWETNPATQITWGLGYIAGRYGTPCGAWDHSTRTGWY encoded by the coding sequence GTGACTCCCGAAGGCCCCGTTGCGCACGACACGCCGGCACCGAACGAGGATGCCGGACCGACGCCTGCCGTCGTACCGACCCGACGGCGCGACGTCGCCGCTGTCGAACGGGCACCCGCCCGGCGCGGAATGGCTCGACGCAGTCCGCCGCCTCCGGCCGCGCGGTGGTCTCGGCGACGGAGCACCTCGGCGACATTCGCCGCCTTCGCCGCTGTGGCGTTCGCTGCCGCCTGGATCGGTCCCACCGGGGCGGCACTGTCCAGCGCGAGCGCCGAGGAGGTGCCGCCCATCTCGTTGTACGCCAGCACCCTCGGCGACGTGCAGTCGGTGACCGCGGAGGCCCGCACCGGCGCCGAAGCCTCGTCACTCGATCGCAGCGGTTACACCGTCTACGTCACCCCGACGCCGACACCCACACCGACGCCGACCCCCACGACGGCGCGGTCGACCGCGTCGTCGTCCTCCTCGGGTTCGGGCGGCTGGGTGCCACCGTTCGTCACGCCCGATCCGGGGAGCGCCCAGGCGATCGCGTACGACGTGGTCAGGGCGCGCGGGTGGGGCGATGACCAGTTCAGCTGCCTGGTCGCTCTGTGGAACAAGGAATCCGGATGGCGCGTGAACGCGTACAACGCCTCCAGCGGTGCGTACGGGATTCCCCAGTCCCTCCCCGGCAACAAGATGGCCTCCGCCGGCGCCGACTGGGAGACCAACCCCGCGACGCAGATCACCTGGGGACTGGGCTACATCGCGGGGCGCTACGGCACGCCGTGCGGGGCGTGGGATCACTCGACCCGTACCGGGTGGTACTGA
- the glgB gene encoding 1,4-alpha-glucan branching protein GlgB, which yields MTATPPPLDTGLLDAVSHGAHHDPHSVLGIHTLGTEGRGAVIRTRRPLAESVIAVFDDGTRVPLTHRHAGIWEGVCTSRPAGYVITATYPDGSEYTADDPYRHGPTIGELDLHLVGEGRHEELWNALGAHLRTHDGVAGASFAVWAPNAQAVRVVGDFNNWDGTGHAMRSMGGSGVWELFVPDLVAGVRYKFEILSRHGAWVMKADPMARRAEIAPGTASIIEDSSFSWGDGAWMKERAASRPAESAMSIYELHFGSWRPGLSYREAADPLIAYLTEQGFTHVEFMPLAEHPFGGSWGYQVTGYFAPTGRFGTPDDLRYLIDRLHQANIGVIMDWVPGHFPKDDWALARFDGEPLYEHADPRRGEHKDWGTYIFDYGRREVRNFLVANALYWLQEFHVDGLRVDAVASMLYLDYSRNEGEWLPNIYGGRENLDAIAFLQEVNATAYRRYPGISMIAEESTSFPGVTAPTSHAGLGFGFKWNMGWMNDSLQYIGRDPMYRSHHEGEMSFSFVYAFSENYILPISHDEVVHGKGSLFQRMPGDHWQKLANMRAYLAYMWGHPGKQLLFMGQEFGQLSEWSESRGLDWWLLEQPPHRQLQDFVAQLNRQYRAHSALWSRDADGSAFHRLGAPSWDPNVIAFSRRDHHGNTVAVIANFSGVPVQPFTLDLPAAGVWEEVLNSDAAEYGGSGVGNMGVVHADDNGRASMVLPPLGVLWLRHRTPAHIPSPTRG from the coding sequence ATGACCGCCACTCCCCCGCCCCTCGACACCGGCCTTCTCGACGCCGTCTCCCACGGCGCGCACCACGATCCGCATTCGGTGCTCGGAATCCACACACTGGGGACCGAGGGAAGGGGGGCGGTCATCAGAACCCGCCGCCCCCTGGCCGAGAGCGTCATCGCCGTGTTCGACGACGGTACCCGTGTGCCGTTGACCCATCGCCACGCCGGCATCTGGGAGGGCGTGTGCACCTCGCGACCGGCCGGATACGTCATCACCGCCACGTACCCGGACGGCTCGGAGTACACCGCCGACGACCCCTACCGGCACGGTCCGACGATCGGCGAACTCGATCTCCATCTCGTCGGTGAGGGCCGCCACGAGGAACTGTGGAACGCCCTCGGAGCGCATCTTCGCACCCACGACGGCGTCGCCGGTGCGTCCTTCGCCGTGTGGGCGCCGAACGCGCAGGCCGTCCGGGTGGTGGGCGATTTCAACAACTGGGACGGCACCGGCCACGCGATGCGGTCGATGGGCGGCAGCGGGGTCTGGGAGCTGTTCGTTCCCGACCTGGTCGCCGGCGTCCGCTACAAGTTCGAGATCCTCTCCCGTCACGGCGCCTGGGTGATGAAGGCAGACCCGATGGCGCGTCGCGCGGAGATCGCTCCCGGCACGGCCTCGATCATCGAGGACTCCTCCTTCTCGTGGGGCGACGGCGCGTGGATGAAGGAGCGTGCCGCATCCCGCCCCGCGGAGAGCGCGATGTCGATCTACGAGCTTCACTTCGGCTCGTGGCGTCCCGGGCTGTCGTATCGCGAGGCCGCCGATCCGCTCATCGCCTATCTGACCGAGCAGGGCTTCACGCATGTCGAGTTCATGCCCCTCGCGGAGCACCCTTTCGGCGGATCCTGGGGATATCAGGTCACCGGCTATTTCGCCCCGACGGGTCGCTTCGGCACGCCGGATGACCTTCGGTATCTGATCGACCGCCTGCATCAGGCGAACATCGGCGTCATCATGGACTGGGTTCCCGGCCACTTCCCCAAGGACGATTGGGCTCTGGCGCGCTTCGACGGCGAGCCCCTGTACGAGCACGCCGACCCGCGGCGCGGCGAGCACAAGGACTGGGGCACCTACATCTTCGACTACGGCCGGCGCGAGGTGCGCAACTTCCTGGTCGCCAACGCGCTCTACTGGCTGCAGGAGTTCCATGTCGACGGCCTCCGTGTCGACGCGGTCGCCTCGATGCTGTACCTGGACTATTCGCGGAACGAAGGCGAGTGGCTCCCCAACATCTACGGCGGCCGCGAGAACCTCGACGCCATCGCGTTCCTGCAGGAGGTCAACGCCACCGCCTACCGGCGCTATCCCGGAATCTCGATGATCGCCGAGGAGTCCACCAGCTTCCCGGGCGTGACCGCGCCCACCAGCCACGCCGGTCTCGGGTTCGGATTCAAGTGGAACATGGGGTGGATGAACGACTCGTTGCAGTACATCGGCCGGGATCCGATGTACCGCAGCCACCACGAGGGCGAGATGTCGTTCTCGTTCGTCTACGCGTTCAGCGAGAACTACATCCTGCCGATCAGCCACGACGAGGTCGTCCACGGCAAGGGCAGCCTCTTCCAGCGCATGCCGGGTGATCACTGGCAGAAGCTGGCGAACATGCGCGCCTACCTCGCATACATGTGGGGCCACCCCGGCAAGCAGCTGCTGTTCATGGGCCAGGAGTTCGGTCAGCTGTCCGAGTGGTCGGAGTCACGGGGTCTGGATTGGTGGCTGCTCGAGCAGCCACCGCACCGGCAGCTGCAGGACTTCGTCGCCCAGCTGAATCGGCAGTACCGTGCCCACTCGGCCCTGTGGTCGCGGGATGCCGACGGGTCGGCGTTCCACCGCCTGGGGGCGCCGTCGTGGGATCCCAACGTCATCGCGTTCTCGCGCCGCGACCACCATGGCAACACCGTCGCAGTGATCGCCAACTTCTCCGGTGTTCCGGTTCAGCCGTTCACGCTCGATCTGCCGGCCGCCGGTGTGTGGGAGGAGGTCCTCAACTCCGACGCCGCTGAGTACGGCGGTTCGGGCGTGGGAAACATGGGCGTCGTGCATGCCGATGACAACGGCCGCGCGTCCATGGTCCTTCCCCCTCTCGGCGTGCTCTGGCTGCGCCACCGCACTCCCGCGCACATCCCCTCCCCGACCCGGGGCTGA